A region from the Vicia villosa cultivar HV-30 ecotype Madison, WI linkage group LG3, Vvil1.0, whole genome shotgun sequence genome encodes:
- the LOC131660254 gene encoding threonine--tRNA ligase, mitochondrial 1-like, whose protein sequence is MNHIEEAKEYDHRILGAKHELIVHHDWSPGSWFFLPRGARIYSKLLDFIRDQYRDRGYQEVISPNVFNKDLWVQSSHAECYKKDMFVLEIDKQEFGLKPMNCPGHCLMYKHKVRSYRELPLRFAEFGVLHRNEANDALSGLTNTRRFLQDDAHIFCRESQIKDEVRKALNFVDHVYQIFGFTYELKLSTRPCVGDFEKWDKAEKALREALDEFGKPWQWNKEDGAFYGAKIDITVCDALSRKFECGTLQLDFQLPEKFKLEFSTEDEAKIERPVMIHRSILGSVERMFAILLEHYKGKWPFWLSPRQVILCTVSEKSEAFALQVRDLIHQAGYHVDVDSTDKEIQKKVQEARSAQYNYILVVGEEEANIKQANVKVRDKTDSSLMSIENLLKHFKEEVAAFH, encoded by the exons ATGAATCACATTGAAGAGGCTAAAGAATATGATCACAGGATTTTGGGAGCGAAGCATGAACTTATTGTTCATCACGACTGGAG TCCGGGAAGCTGGTTTTTTCTTCCGCGTGGTGCACGGATATACAGCAAGCTTTTGGACTTCATTCGAGATCAATACCGAGATAGGGGCTATCAAGAG GTTATATCCCCTAATGTCTTCAACAAGGATCTGTGGGTTCAATCTAGTCACGCGGAATGTTATAAAAAGGATATGTTTGTCTTAGAG ATTGACAAACAAGAGTTTGGATTGAAACCAATGAATTGCCCTGGGCACTGCTTGATGTATAAACACAAAGTTCGATCCTATAGAG AACTTCCTCTCCGTTTCGCTGAATTTGGGGTTTTGCATCGTAATGAGGCCAATGATGCCCTGAGTGGATTGACGAATACAAGGAGATTTCTGCAG GATGATGCACATATTTTCTGCAGGGAGTCCCAG ATAAAAGATGAAGTCAGAAAAGCCTTGAATTTCGTAGATCATGTTTATCAGATATTTGGTTTCACATATGAACTGAAACTTTCAACG AGGCCATGCGTTGGAGATTTTGAAAAGTGGGATAAGGCTGAAAAAGCTCTCAGAGAAGCTTTGGATGAGTTTGGCAAGCCATGGCAG TGGAATAAAGAAGATGGTGCATTCTATGGAGCAAAGATAGACATAACTGTGtgtgatgctttgagtaggaaattCGAGTGTGGTACTCTACAG CTTGACTTCCAGCTTCCTGAAAAGTTTAAGTTGGAATTCTCAACTGAAGATGAAGCCAAAATTGAGAGACCTGTTATGATACACAGATCCATACTAGGATCCGTTGAACGAATGTTCGCCATACTTTTAGAACACTACAAGGGTAAATGGCCCTTTTGGCTCAGTCCTCGTCAAGTAATTTTGTGCACCGTGTCTGAGAAATCAGAAGCTTTTGCACTGCAG GTACGTGATTTGATCCATCAAGCAGGGTATCATGTAGATGTTGATTCAACTGATAAAGAGATTCAGAAGAAG GTACAAGAAGCTCGGTCAGCACAATACAACTACATCTTGGTTGTCGGAGAAGAGGAAGCTAATATCAAACAG GCTAATGTCAAAGTCAGGGATAAGACAGACAGTAGCCTTATGAGTATTGAGAACCTGCTCAAACATTTCAAAGAAGAAGTTGCAGCTTTCCACTga
- the LOC131660255 gene encoding endoglucanase 10-like, protein MGEKRSKGGCCGWFIALVILALVVGAVVYTVKKKIDNADSDKPAPVPGPPGAIEQRYASALKIAMQFFDIQKSGKLENNKISWRGDSALEDGKQAKIDLSKGMFDAGDNMKFGFPMAFTASVLSWAILEYGDQMDAVGQLEPAQDSLKWITDYLIEAHPSENVLYIQVGDPVADHKCWSKPESITEERPLLQVNTSSPGSDVAGETAAAMASASLVFKKTNPTYSGTLLKHAKQLFTFADDNKELYSVSVPEVATYYNSTGFGDELLWAATWLYHATGEDSYLQYVTGQMGDDYAEYGSPTWFSWDNKLAGTQVLLSRISFFKAKGLSSSYGSGLQKYRKSAEAVMCGLLPNSPTATQSRTDNGLIWVSEWNALQQPVASAFLASIYSDYMLTSQTPKIKCDSESYTPKDLRNFAKSQADYVLGKNPLHMSYLVGYGNKFPKFVHHRGASIPANAKVGCKDGFKYLDSPDPNPNVATGALVGGPFLNDTYIDSRNNSMQAEPSTYNSAVIVGLLSSLVTTSSAVLSLS, encoded by the exons ATGGGGGAAAAGAGGTCGAAAGGAGGATGTTGCGGTTGGTTTATTGCGCTTGTGATTCTGGCTCTTGTGGTTGGTGCTGTTGTTTATACTGTTAAGAAGAAGATTGATAATGCGGATTCTGATAAACCGGCTCCGGTTCCGGGTCCTCCTGGTGCAATTGAACAGAGATATGCTTCTGCTCTCAAAATTGCAATGCAGTTCTTCGATATACAGAAAT CTGGCAAGTTAGAGAACAACAAAATAAGTTGGAGAGGGGATTCAGCTCTTGAGGATGGAAAGCAAGCAAAAATAGATCTTTCAAAAGGAATGTTTGATGCCGGAGATAATATGAAGTTTGGTTTTCCAATGGCTTTTACTGCCTCGGTGCTATCATGGGCGATTCTGGAATATGGAGATCAAATGGATGCTGTTGGACAATTGGAACCAGCTCAAGATTCGCTCAAGTGGATCACTGATTATCTCATCGAGGCTCATCCTTCGGAGAATGTTCTGTATATTCAG GTCGGTGATCCCGTTGCAGATCACAAGTGTTGGAGTAAACCTGAGTCAATTACCGAGGAACGACCTCTCTTACAAGTGAACACATCCTCTCCTGGATCAGATGTTGCAGGTGAAACTGCAGCAGCCATGGCATCAGCATCTTTGGTTTTCAAAAAGACGAATCCTACATATTCAGGCACTCTCCTCAAGCATGCAAAACAGTTATTTACTTTTGCGGACGATAATAAGGAGCTTTACAGTGTGAGTGTACCTGAAGTCGCAACATATTATAACTCAACTGGATTTGGTGATGAGCTTTTATGGGCAGCTACTTGGCTCTATCATGCTACAGGTGAGGATTCTTACCTTCAGTATGTGACTGGCCAAATGGGAGACGATTATGCTGAATATGGAAGCCCAACCTGGTTCAGTTGGGACAACAAGCTCGCCGGAACTCAG GTTTTGCTATCTAGAATAAGCTTCTTCAAAGCAAAGGGTCTTTCAAGTTCATATGGTTCTGGCCTTCAAAAATACCGGAAATCTGCTGAGGCTGTAATGTGCGGCCTTCTTCCAAATTCTCCAACAGCCACACAAAGCAGAACTGATA ATGGTTTGATATGGGTGAGCGAATGGAACGCTTTGCAGCAGCCTGTTGCATCCGCATTCTTAGCTTCTATTTACAGCGACTATATGCTTACGTCGCAAACTCCCAAAATAAAATGCGATTCAGAGTCCTACACCCCAAAAGATCTTCGAAACTTCGCCAAATCTCAG GCTGATTACGTGTTGGGCAAGAATCCTTTGCATATGAGTTATCTGGTGGGATATGGAAACAAATTCCCGAAATTCGTTCATCACAGGGGCGCATCAATTCCTGCTAATGCAAAAGTTGGTTGCAAAGATGGCTTCAAATATCTGGATTCACCTGATCCAAATCCCAATGTAGCTACTGGAGCACTCGTTGGCGGACCTTTCTTAAACGATACTTACATTGATTCTCGGAACAATTCTATGCAAGCAGAACCAAGCACGTATAACAGCGCTGTCATAGTTGGTCTCTTATCAAGTTTAGTCACGACTTCTTCGGCGGTTCTATCACTTTCCTAA
- the LOC131654877 gene encoding probable diphthine methyl ester synthase, which translates to MLYIIGLGLGDEKDITLKGLEAIQKCDKVYMEAYTSLLSFGLSSNGLSNLEKLYGKPIILADREMVEEKANDFLSQAQLSHVAFLVVGDPFGATTHTDLVVRAKEMGVEVKIVHNASVMNAIGVCGLQLYRYGETVSIPFFTETWRPDSFYEKIQQNRNLGLHTLCLLDIRVKEPTLESLCRGKKAYEPPRYMTINTAIEQLLEIAQAREDSTYTEDTECVGLARIGSEDQMVVAGTMKQLQLIDFGAPLHCLVITGKTHPLEEEMLNFYRCRT; encoded by the exons ATGTTATACATAATTGGATTAGGGTTAGGCGACGAGAAAGACATCACACTGAAAGGcttagaagcaattcaaaaatgcGACAAGGTTTACATGGAAGCATACACTTCTCTTCTCTCCTTCGGTCTCTCCTCAAACGGTCTCTCCAATCTCGAAAAGCTTTACGGTAAACCCATTATTCTTGCTGACAGAGAAATGGTTGAAGAAAAAGCTAACGATTTTTTATCTCAAGCTCAGCTTTCTCATGTTGCTTTTCTCGTTGTTGGCGATCCTTTCGG GGCTACAACTCATACTGATCTTGTTGTTCGAGCAAAGGAGATGGGGGTTGAGGTTAAAATTGTGCATAATGCGTCTGTTATGAATGCTATTGGGGTTTGTGGTTTGCAGTTGTATCGATATGGGGAAACCGTTTCGATACCGTTCTTTACGGAGACATGGAGACCTGATAGCTTCTATGAAAAGATTCAACAAAATCGAAATTTGGGACTTCATACACTTTGCTTGTTAG ATATTCGGGTGAAGGAGCCTACATTGGAATCTTTGTGCAG AGGAAAAAAAGCCTATGAGCCACCCAGATATATGACAATCAACACAGCCATTGAGCAATTATTGGAGATTGCACAAGCACGTGAAGATTCCA CCTACACAGAAGATACTGAGTGTGTTGGGCTTGCTCGGATTGGAAGTGAAGATCAGATGGTAGTAGCTGGTACAATGAAGCAGTTACAGTTGATTGATTTCGGAGCGCCTTTGCattgccttgtcataacaggcaAGACCCATCCTTTGGAGGAAGAAATGCTGAATTTCTATCGATGCAGGACGTAG
- the LOC131654878 gene encoding putative HVA22-like protein g isoform X2: protein MIGSFITRILVMIFGYAYPAYECYKAVEMNRPEIEQLRFWCQYWILVALLTVCERIGDTFISWVPMYSEAKLAFFIYLWYPKTKGTTYVYDSFFRPYVAKHETDIDRNLMELRTRAGDIAVTYWQKAASYGQTRVFDILQYVAAQSAPPAPPAQRRQGVRGRQPAASNAPATAPPAEGPTPATSSSSSSQHQKEVAEELSSSQAPKAPSSLNGLNTQKNNSASESGNQSAPVEAEPMQIETALPSSSSPNENPPSNETVMEESIRVTRGRLRKNRSLGTQ from the exons ATGATAGGATCCTTTATTACCAGGATACTTGT AATGATTTTTGGCTATGCCTACCCAGCTTATGAATGCTATAAAGCAGTTGAAATGAATAGGCCTGAAATTGAACAGCTACGCTTTTGGTGCCAGTATTG GATTTTGGTTGCTCTTTTGACAGTGTGTGAGCGGATTGGCGATACGTTTATATCATG GGTTCCGATGTATAGTGAAGCTAAGTTGGCATTTTTTATATATCTTTGGTACCCGAAAACTAAG GGAACAACATATGTGTATGATTCTTTCTTTAGACCATATGTTGCGAAACACGAGACAGATATCGATCGCAACTTGATGGAACTAAGAACACGGGCAGGAGATATTGCAGTTACTTATTGGCAAAAGGCTGCTAGTTATGGCCAGACTAGAGTTTTTGACATTTTGCAGTATGTTGCTGCTCAATCAGCGCCACCGGCTCCCCCTGCGCAG CGGCGACAGGGTGTGAGGGGCCGCCAACCAGCAGCCAGCAATGCTCCTGCGACAGCACCACCTGCTGAGGGTCCAACTCCTGCCACTTCTAGCTCATCTTCAAGTCAGCACCAGAAGGAAGTAGCAGAGGAGTTAAGTTCTTCACAAGCACCTAAAGCACCCTCCTCTTTAAATGGTTTAAATACTCAGAAGAATAATTCTGCATCCGAATCTGGCAACCAATCTGCACCTGTAGAGGCAGAGCCAATGCAGATTGAAACAGCACTGCCTTCATCctcttctccaaatgaaaacCCTCCTTCGAATGAAACAGTAATGGAGGAGAGCATTAGGGTCACACGAGGCAGACTAAGAAAAAATAGATCATTAGGAACTCAGTAG
- the LOC131654878 gene encoding putative HVA22-like protein g isoform X1: MIGSFITRILVMIFGYAYPAYECYKAVEMNRPEIEQLRFWCQYWILVALLTVCERIGDTFISWVPMYSEAKLAFFIYLWYPKTKGTTYVYDSFFRPYVAKHETDIDRNLMELRTRAGDIAVTYWQKAASYGQTRVFDILQYVAAQSAPPAPPAQQRRQGVRGRQPAASNAPATAPPAEGPTPATSSSSSSQHQKEVAEELSSSQAPKAPSSLNGLNTQKNNSASESGNQSAPVEAEPMQIETALPSSSSPNENPPSNETVMEESIRVTRGRLRKNRSLGTQ; this comes from the exons ATGATAGGATCCTTTATTACCAGGATACTTGT AATGATTTTTGGCTATGCCTACCCAGCTTATGAATGCTATAAAGCAGTTGAAATGAATAGGCCTGAAATTGAACAGCTACGCTTTTGGTGCCAGTATTG GATTTTGGTTGCTCTTTTGACAGTGTGTGAGCGGATTGGCGATACGTTTATATCATG GGTTCCGATGTATAGTGAAGCTAAGTTGGCATTTTTTATATATCTTTGGTACCCGAAAACTAAG GGAACAACATATGTGTATGATTCTTTCTTTAGACCATATGTTGCGAAACACGAGACAGATATCGATCGCAACTTGATGGAACTAAGAACACGGGCAGGAGATATTGCAGTTACTTATTGGCAAAAGGCTGCTAGTTATGGCCAGACTAGAGTTTTTGACATTTTGCAGTATGTTGCTGCTCAATCAGCGCCACCGGCTCCCCCTGCGCAG CAGCGGCGACAGGGTGTGAGGGGCCGCCAACCAGCAGCCAGCAATGCTCCTGCGACAGCACCACCTGCTGAGGGTCCAACTCCTGCCACTTCTAGCTCATCTTCAAGTCAGCACCAGAAGGAAGTAGCAGAGGAGTTAAGTTCTTCACAAGCACCTAAAGCACCCTCCTCTTTAAATGGTTTAAATACTCAGAAGAATAATTCTGCATCCGAATCTGGCAACCAATCTGCACCTGTAGAGGCAGAGCCAATGCAGATTGAAACAGCACTGCCTTCATCctcttctccaaatgaaaacCCTCCTTCGAATGAAACAGTAATGGAGGAGAGCATTAGGGTCACACGAGGCAGACTAAGAAAAAATAGATCATTAGGAACTCAGTAG
- the LOC131660257 gene encoding transcription factor E2FC-like yields the protein MSTPGEDQIHHFSPFKFDLLHHSPNASHLNPFTPMLPLNQRNGINNVNLHASNVEVFPSQSNTVNLPPLLQIETNQRGKHNGKSKVSRNSKSAASQMTNGESANAAAVNNCRYDSSLGLLTKKFVSLIQNAKDGTLDLNKTAEVLEVQKRRIYDITNVLEGIGLIEKTSKNHIRWKGCDGIGPRELEDQVNTLKAEVESLYAEEFKLEECISERKELLRNLEEGENTGKYLFLTKEDILTLPCFQNKQLIAVKAPKASFIEVPDPDEELGFHQRQYRMIIRSATGPINLYLLNKHDHKLEDVSVQQAESMDPSWSSNHCRTEGVGLSESQGYQKNPSGSLSSHGSEAFGIQQITPTNLDVDGDYWFQSDPEVGLTQLWG from the exons ATGTCGACACCAGGGGAAGATCAAATCCACCATTTCTCACCATTCAAATTCGACCTATTGCATCATTCCCCTAACGCTTCTCATCTCAATCCTTTCACTCCTATGCTTCCC TTGAATCAAAGAAATGGAATTAATAATGTCAACTTGCATGCTAGTAATGTTGAGGTGTTTCCCAGTCAGAGCAACACGGTTAatcttcctcctcttcttcaaatTGAAACCAATCAGAGAGGAAAGCATAATGGTaaatcaaaagtttcaagaaattcAAAATCTGCAGCATCTCAGATGACAAATGGAG AGTCAGCGAATGCAGCGGCAGTAAACAACTGTCGTTATGACAGTTCCTTAG GATTGTTAACCAAGAAATTTGTCAGCTTGATCCAAAATGCTAAGGATGGTACCCTTGATCTAAATAAAACTGCTGAGGTCTTAGAG GTTCAAAAAAGGAGAATTTATGACATTACAAATGTTCTTGAAGGAATAGGATTGATAGAGAAAACTTCAAAGAACCATATACGGTGGAA GGGTTGTGATGGAATTGGGCCACGAGAACTAGAGGATCAAGTTAATACTCTAAAG GCTGAAGTTGAAAGTTTATATGCTGAGGAATTCAAACTTGAGGAGTGTATAAG CGAAAGGAAGGAGCTTCTCAGAAACCTGGAAGAAGGTGAAAACACCGGAAA GTACCTTTTTTTAACCAAGGAAGATATTCTTACCCTTCCATGCTTTCAG AATAAGCAACTTATTGCAGTCAAGGCTCCGAAAGCTAGTTTCATTGAGGTCCCCGATCCAGATGAG GAATTAGGCTTCCACCAAAGGCAGTACAGAATGATTATTAGAAGTGCAACTGGACCGATAAATCTGTACCTCTTGAA CAAGCACGACCACAAGTTAGAGGATGTGAGTGTCCAACAGGCAGAGTCAATGGACCCATCGTGGAGTAGCAATCACTGCAGAACGGAGGGTGTCGGGTTATCAGAAAGCCAAGGTTATCAGAAAAACCCTTCTGGGAGTTTAAGTTCACATGGCTCAGAGGCTTTTGGAATTCAACAAATTACTCCTACGAATTTAGAT gttgatggtgactattggtttCAATCAGATCCTGAAGTTGGCTTAACACAATTGTGGGGGTAG